One genomic window of Etheostoma spectabile isolate EspeVRDwgs_2016 chromosome 7, UIUC_Espe_1.0, whole genome shotgun sequence includes the following:
- the LOC116693174 gene encoding rhodopsin, whose translation MNGTEGPYFYVPMVNTTGVVRNPYEYPQYYLVNPAAYAALGCYMFLLILLGFPINFLTLYVTIQHKKLRTPLNYILLNLAVADLFMVFGGFTTTLYTSMHGYFVLGRLGCNLEGFFATLGGEIGLWSLVVLAIERWVVVCKPISNFRFGEQHAMMGLVFTWVMASACAVPPLIGWSRYIPEGMQCSCGVDYYTRAEGFNNESFVIYMFTCHFIIPMSIVFFCYGRLLCAVKEAAAAQQESETTQRAEREVSRMVVLMVISFLVCWVPYASVAWFIFTNQGSEFGPLFMTLPAFFAKSSAIYNPLIYVCMNKQFRHCMITTLCCGKNPFEEEEGASSTKTEASSVSSVSPA comes from the coding sequence ATGAACGGCACAGAGGGACCATATTTCTATGTCCCTATGGTAAACACCACCGGTGTTGTCCGAAATCCTTATGAATACCCTCAGTACTACCTTGTCAACCCAGCAGCTTACGCTGCCCTGGGTTGCTACATGTTCCTGCTCATCCTTCTTGGCTTCCCTATCAACTTCCTCACTCTCTACGTCACCATCCAACACAAGAAGCTGCGAACCCCTCTAAACTACATCCTGTTGAACCTTGCAGTGGCTGACCTCTTCATGGTGTTTGGAGGATTCACTACAACATTGTACACCTCTATGCATGGCTACTTCGTCCTTGGACGCCTTGGCTGCAATTTGGAAGGATTCTTTGCTACACTCGGTGGTGAAATTGGACTCTGGTCACTGGTTGTTCTGGCTATTGAAAGGTGGGTGGTTGTCTGCAAGCCCATCAGCAACTTCCGCTTTGGGGAGCAACACGCAATGATGGGTTTGGTCTTCACCTGGGTGATGGCCTCAGCTTGTGCTGTGCCCCCTCTAATCGGCTGGTCTCGTTACATCCCTGAGGGCATGCAGTGCTCATGTGGGGTGGACTACTACACACGTGCAGAAGGCTTTAATAATGAGTCCTTTGTGATCTATATGTTCACCTGCCACTTCATCATTCCAATGTCTATCGTTTTCTTCTGCTACGGCCGTCTGCTCTGTGCTGTCAAGGAGGCTGCTGCTGCCCAGCAGGAGTCTGAGACCACCCAGAGGGCTGAGAGGGAAGTCTCACGCATGGTAGTGCTTATGGTCatctccttcctggtgtgttggGTACCCTATGCCAGTGTGGCCTGGTTTATCTTTACAAATCAGGGCTCTGAATTTGGACCACTCTTCATGACCCTCCCGGCCTTCTTTGCCAAAAGTTCAGCCATCTACAATCCATTGATCTACGTCTGTATGAACAAGCAGTTCCGCCACTGCATGATCACCACCTTGTGCTGCGGGAAGAATCcctttgaggaggaggagggagcatCCTCTACCAAGACCGAggcctcctctgtctcctctgtgtctccTGCATAA